The Frankiales bacterium genome window below encodes:
- a CDS encoding glyoxalase/bleomycin resistance/dioxygenase family protein — protein MARVRSVGVAVYALDVDRVAAFYAAVLGLEVAERAEGYAVVRGEQCEVAVVAIPAAIAAGIEIADPPEVRESTPLKPVLLVPSLDAADLVVRAGGALAPGARPWEFGGLRRLDVVDPEGNVVQLAEVAAAD, from the coding sequence GTGGCGCGGGTGCGGTCGGTGGGCGTGGCGGTGTACGCGCTGGACGTGGACCGGGTGGCGGCGTTCTACGCCGCGGTTCTCGGCCTCGAGGTGGCCGAGCGCGCCGAGGGGTACGCGGTGGTGCGGGGCGAGCAGTGCGAGGTGGCCGTGGTCGCCATCCCGGCCGCGATCGCCGCCGGCATCGAGATCGCCGACCCGCCCGAGGTGCGCGAGTCGACACCGCTCAAGCCCGTGCTGCTCGTGCCATCGCTCGACGCCGCCGACCTCGTCGTGCGCGCCGGCGGTGCGCTCGCGCCGGGTGCGCGCCCCTGGGAGTTCGGCGGCCTGCGTCGCCTCGACGTCGTGGACCCCGAGGGCAACGTCGTGCAGCTCGCCGAGGTCGCGGCCGCGGACTGA